The following proteins are encoded in a genomic region of Triticum dicoccoides isolate Atlit2015 ecotype Zavitan chromosome 1B, WEW_v2.0, whole genome shotgun sequence:
- the LOC119350995 gene encoding probable E3 ubiquitin ligase SUD1 — MLTVVVHCTRKFVAVQTMPQVVLSWLAVVIFNSAMLLSSISIGRTLVFAIPELLVRAQMKSNDLFAIATGYGVVSIVIAISRDAFVRVAYGGTHLVALEMHLIFFIWILFIPLWIGFLVDLTLLSPFIGPGNGVPVLDFFCTWALGRTTQIYGIRLARRYKVKGGLLSLADSIEHYWTRDKLESLLKMGPFATKLVAALGVPYVLAKGVFPRLGYPAAVNSMVYHFAWLGCIAFYALCYLAKVAFTMLHDSIRGSLLAEQIYREPL; from the exons ATGCTTACCGTTGTTGTACATTGTACCAGGAAATTTGTTGCTGTTCAAACAATGCCACAGGTGGTGCTATCATGGTTGGCAGTTGTGATATTTAATTCTGCTATGCTTTTATCTTCAATATCTATTGGCCGTACATTGGTATTTGCCATCCCTGAGCTGCTAGTACGAGCTCAAATGAAGTCCAATG ATCTGTTTGCTATTGCCACTGGATATGGCGTAGTATCAATTGTTATTGCCATCTCTAGAGATGCATTTGTTCGTGTGGCTTATGGGGGTACACACCTTGTAGCTTTGGAGATGCATCTGATTTTCTTCATATGG ATTTTGTTCATTCCTCTTTGGATCGGTTTTCTGGTTGATTTAACACTGCTTTCACCCTTCATCGGGCCTGGTAATGGTGTTCCAGTTCTAGACTTTTTCTGCACTTGGGCCCTGGGGCGGACAACACAGATTTATGGGATAAGATTG GCTCGTCGGTACAAAGTCAAAGGCGGGCTCCTTTCCCTGGCCGATTCAATTGAGCACTATTGGACCAGAGACAAGCTGGAATCTCTTTTGAAGATGGGACCTTTTGCAACGAAGCTAGTCGCTGCTCTGGGTGTTCCTTATGTGCTCGCCAAGGGTGTCTTCCCAAGACTAGGCTACCCAGCTGCCGTAAACTCCATGGTCTACCATTTCGCGTGGTTGGGCTGCATCGCCTTCTATGCACTCTGCTATCTCGCGAAAGTAGCCTTCACGATGCTCCATGATTCTATTAGGGGATCGTTATTGGCCGAGCAGATATACCGAGAGC CTCTCTAA
- the LOC119350996 gene encoding E3 ubiquitin-protein ligase MARCHF6-like: MAASSSAAAPPETSPTAPRGRGNDGVGVKVEELCCICHLPADPDRQLAPLSDGNFVHYDCRCEVCERKAQWLTVWEFMGGLPGKLTSLLLPLFLAVCVLGETVMHLITLQTWRLVFARTFAEVYHLVSLRLSATSIIASVSFFAAFANRFAPFAVAPFARWVKRLETRCRGWWGIDGWQVLQLFSVEACLVVLIADMAVACIFGLLPFSLGRIILWCMPSFNFNSVDEVDSYTSTSTTILVGYGFIFSVGVFFVGLNTFREYLTGERLTIAILLRKLSGIFFRGILRSIIGANIGVNLLYIYILHPLFIGWLLDMCTSKLFGATISQRFKFLIAPSFSSITLHWFTGRNILSLRNRVFVFLRKVLKPGITIRFVRHNISEPFYIFYFKRLPGLFDDITFIALVILVPTKMAVELEPEEFPLDITYFDRPAKGTSFWQGPLYYAQALSAILYLRFLTDNTVLYLEWLVWRVRCYWLFTAGDALWNIVSPREHYDISDEVNNRRLF, encoded by the exons ATGGCCGCTTCCTCctcggccgccgctccgccggagacGTCGCCCACAGCGCCGCGCGGCCGCGGAAACGACGGCGTGGGTGTGAAGGTGGAGGAGCTGTGCTGCATCTGCCACCTCCCCGCCGATCCGGACCGCCAGCTGGCCCCCCTGAGCGACGGCAATTTCGTCCACTACGACTGCCGCTGCGAG GTGTGCGAGCGCAAAGCCCAATGGCTGACCGTCTGGGAGTTCATGGGGGGCTTGCCAGGCAAGCTCACGAGCCTGCTGCTCCCCCTCTTCCTCGCCGTCTGTGTCCTCGGTGAAACAGTCATGCACCTCATCACCTTACAAACTTGGCGCCTCGTTTTCGCCAGAACCTTTGCTGAAGTGTACCATCTGGTCTCCCTCCGCCTCTCTGCCACCTCCATCATCGCTTCGGTATCGTTCTTTGCTGCATTTGCGAATAGGTTTGCGCCGTTTGCAGTGGCTCCATTTGCGCGCTGGGTTAAACGCCTAGAAACCCGGTGTCGGGGATGGTGGGGCATCGATGGCTGGCAAGTCCTCCAGCTATTTTCTGTTGAAGCCTGCTTGGTg GTGTTAATAGCTGATATGGCTGttgcttgtatttttggtttaCTCCCATTCTCACTTGGAAGGATAATTTTGTGGTGCATGCCGTCTTTCAATTTTAACAGTGTGGATGAAGTCGACTCCTATACTTCAACTTCAACAACTATTCTGGTTGGATATGGATTTATCTTTTCCGTGGGAGTATTTTTTGTTGGGCTGAATACTTTTCGTGAATACTTGACCGGGGAGCGCCTTACAATTGCAATTCTCTTAAGAAAGCTTTCTGGTATATTCTTCAGAGGGATCTTGCGTTCAATCATTGGTGCCAATATTGGTGTTAATCttttatacatatatatactaCACCCATTGTTCATTGGTTGGTTGCTTGATATGTGCACTTCAAAATTGTTTGGTGCAACAATATCTCAGAGGTTCAAATTTCTGATTGCGCCGTCGTTTTCTTCTATAACTCTTCATTGGTTTACTGGACGCAACATTTTGAGTCTGCGCAACAGAGTCTTCGTATTTCTCCGCAAG GTATTGAAGCCAGGAATTACGATTCGCTTTGTCCGACATAATATTTCTGAACCATTCTATATATTCTATTTCAAGAGGCTTCCTGGCCTTTTTGACGACATTACATTTATTGCTCTAGTAATCCTTGTTCCTACTAAAATGGCTGTCGAGTTGGAACCTGAGGAGTTCCCACTAGACATCAC CTACTTTGATCGTCCTGCTAAGGGCACATCATTCTGGCAAGGGCCACTGTACTACGCACAGGCACTTTCTGCTATTCTTTATCTCAGGTTTCTCACTGACAATACAGTTTTATACCTCGAGTGGTTAGTCTGGAGGGTAAGATGCTATTGGCTCTTCACTGCTGGAGATGCCCTGTGGAACATTGTCTCACCGAGGGAACATTATGATATAAGCGATGAAGTTAACAATAGAAG ACTTTTCTAG